From Pseudomonadota bacterium, the proteins below share one genomic window:
- a CDS encoding methyltransferase domain-containing protein: protein MTKSTQKWFKEWSNDYDQTLGKLKRHHEMLDLAVEMSNVKDGERILDVGCGTGLLSLKFLEAAKCTINGIDLSEDMLNIWKEKIDTLNLSSRVKTKLGDAATLEFEDSTFEIIASTVTLHHVKDKQQALNKIYKLLKPNGRFVIGDLDVDTSGELVDIKRLRHILDYLKEELSLALQDGGADAFIRMYNNGKKHISNDGEYCINFEMWSQLCKNAGFKNITVLPVKSFNWMKVLCAEK, encoded by the coding sequence ATGACCAAATCAACGCAAAAATGGTTTAAAGAATGGTCAAATGATTATGATCAAACTTTGGGCAAACTCAAGAGACATCATGAGATGCTTGATCTTGCTGTAGAAATGTCAAATGTAAAAGATGGGGAACGCATTCTTGATGTTGGATGCGGTACAGGCCTCCTGAGTTTAAAATTCCTTGAAGCAGCGAAATGTACAATAAATGGGATTGATCTGTCAGAAGATATGCTTAACATCTGGAAAGAGAAAATTGACACACTAAATCTTTCCAGCCGAGTAAAGACCAAACTGGGAGACGCCGCAACTTTAGAGTTTGAAGATTCCACATTTGAAATAATTGCTTCCACTGTAACATTGCATCATGTCAAAGATAAGCAACAGGCCTTAAATAAAATTTACAAACTATTGAAACCAAATGGGAGATTTGTAATAGGAGATTTGGATGTCGATACAAGCGGTGAATTAGTTGATATTAAAAGGTTAAGGCATATACTGGACTATTTAAAAGAAGAATTATCATTAGCACTTCAAGATGGTGGTGCAGATGCATTTATAAGGATGTATAATAATGGGAAAAAGCATATTTCAAATGATGGCGAATATTGCATAAATTTTGAAATGTGGTCTCAACTATGTAAGAATGCAGGATTTAAAAATATTACTGTTTTGCCGGTAAAATCTTTTAACTGGATGAAGGTATTATGTGCTGAAAAGTAA